From one Lolium rigidum isolate FL_2022 chromosome 4, APGP_CSIRO_Lrig_0.1, whole genome shotgun sequence genomic stretch:
- the LOC124706271 gene encoding WD repeat-containing protein WRAP73, whose product MEFTEAYKQTGPCCFSPDARFLAVAVDYRLVVRDVVSLKVVQLFSCVDKINFLEWAPDSEYILCGLYKRPMVQAWSLSQPDWTCKIDEGSAGIAYARWSPDSRHILTTSEFQLRLTVWSLVNTACVHVQWPKHAARGVSFTKDGKFAAICTRRDCKDYINLLSCHSWEIMGVFAVDTLDLAGVEWSPDDSAIVAWDSLLEYKVLIYSPDGRCLFKYSAYESGLGVKSVGWSPCGQFLAVGSYDQAVRTLNHLTWRTFAEFTHAASIRSPCNAAIFKEVDAPWELDMSELCLSEGFSRNMRDNGTENGTEGGSRVKYAVMDVPITLPSQKPTSDKPNPKQGIGMLSWSSDSHYFFTRNDNMPTALWIWDICRLELAAVLVQKDPIRAAAWDPTCPRLVLCTESSHLYMWTPSGACCVNIPLPNFRIVDLKWNSAGSCLLLKDRDSFCCAAIVSSLPEGEPDDQSDDTSEDE is encoded by the exons ATGGAGTTCACGGAGGCGTACAAGCAGACGGGCCCGTGCTGCTTCTCCCCCGACGCCCgcttcctcgccgtcgccgtcgactaCCGCCTCGTGGTCCGCGACGTCGTCTCCCTCAAG GTGGTACAGTTGTTTTCATGTGtggacaagataaactttctggaGTGGGCACCCGATTCAGAATACATTCTATGTGGACTTTACAAGCGGCCAATGGTACAGGCTTGGTCACTGAGCCAGCCTGACTGGACTTGCAAGATTGATGAAGGGTCTGCTGGGATTGCTTATGCTCGTTGGAGCCCTGACAGTCGTCATATACTCACTACGTCAGAGTTCCAACTTCGTTTGACTGTGTGGTCTCTTGTAAATACCGCCTGTGTTCATGTGCAGTGGCCAAAGCATGCAGCCAGAGGAGTTTCTTTTACTAAGGATGGGAAGTTTGCTGCGATCTGCACCAGGCGGGATTGCAAAGATTACATCAATTTGCTCTCATGTCATTCCTGGGAGATAATGGGTGTATTTGCTGTTGACACGCTAGACTTAGCAGGTGTGGAGTGGTCGCCGGATGACAGTGCTATTGTGGCCTGGGATTCACTTCTTGAATACAAG GTTCTAATATATTCACCGGATGGGAGATGCCTGTTCAAGTACTCAGCATATGAAAGTGGGCTAGGTGTCAAATCTGTTGGTTGGTCACCATGTGGACAGTTTTTAGCAGTGGGAAGCTATGATCAAGCAGTGCGAACATTGAACCATTTGACATGGAGAACTTTTGCTGAGTTCACTCATGCAGCCTCGATTCGAAGTCCCTGTAATGCTGCTATATTTAAG GAAGTGGACGCCCCATGGGAGCTCGATATGTCAGAGTTATGTCTAAGTGAAGGCTTCTCTCGTAACATGCGAGACAATGGCACTG AAAATGGCACAGAAGGAGGTTCTAGAGTAAAATACGCCGTGATGGATGTTCCAATCACCTTACCATCACAGAAACCAACTAGTGACAAGCCCAACCCCAAACAAGGGATCG GTATGCTCTCCTGGAGCAGCGACAGCCACTATTTCTTCACTCGGAATGACAACATGCCGACTGCTCTTTGGATATGGGACATCTGTCgcctcgagcttgcagctgttCTTGTGCAGAAAGATCCGATCCGTGCTGCTGCCTGGGACCCTACATGTCCACGCCTCGTCTTGTGCACGGAGAGCTCACACCTGTACATGTGGACGCCGTCCGGTGCTTGCTGTGTCAACATCCCCTTGCCGAATTTCCGGATAGTCGACTTGAAATGGAACTCAGCTGGAAGCTGCCTTCTCCTGAAGGACCGCGATTCTTTCTGCTGTGCTGCAATTGTATCTTCTCTGCCAGAGGGAGAACCTGATGATCAATCCGACGATACTTCTGAAGACGAATGA